From Coturnix japonica isolate 7356 chromosome 1, Coturnix japonica 2.1, whole genome shotgun sequence, the proteins below share one genomic window:
- the HJURP gene encoding Holliday junction recognition protein, with protein MALDLDGRLRRSKDRFQTSILSILERYNYPFEDDFLVSIETLTYDTPDGPKQWGELSLQELRKLFKRHVRSKRTEDQTVGEESDAEIVRRRFEDIHVQSLDEDDAEVGKKVQVQVDVIVQDDERRIPKWITLTPSSSHCTSPARGLLGNKSSPCRNKAELANECSSSSPHQLQLSDVPMLPDVITLPRHQSFQEMNETCYNSTLEEYQSADEGCSWSNVTLADLYPKMVEVLTKLMTRENRIKAFKYMFRLHRHKRGHGKRPKLSITVEKIKKFRPLKLKKSLPSICSSSEDIQNQTFGNNVNKNSRPCDNQCFINNSSGLVPFSRSDTSEMEMDCSDSSSDYHLVSGKDQRLSELIAVPNALARIGETFLAEDQLQTTVSWNSSKYNKSGNLTYKHSLKPPFRTSASSGSAVHHLDKESKTQKNDFPSNDTSGFCSSTCSIVSDSNTLTPVKDCYLASGALLINPEIKIFEKQNCLQRRHSFSSLSVKQSPSKTPQKYEDAFEKLYYKLCSRGSQKPLTLTKLPSSSHKLEEKGGIVKNTFSDSLRSNIQYDIAFEKIYQQLSTEVVPKIPGFQRASNLRKYEGIQMSETVNALVNSPIRSLYAIPRVKRLGNFQNDLLSSPVKRLKNIPEHFFSTECQQISHKKYGDLQTVGMDFVSLHNRSSTRFFNGRNCHHQDSGFHASSDKTFLVIPDDSLKESEYAHVCCSSPRAIPNYSSPQNALKHPQKVSRKLSYTDGKDRNPSNPLDDASIKTHQGTFMAYRENGFVF; from the exons ATGGCGTTGGATCTGGACGGGAGGTTGCGGCGGAGCAAAGACCGCTTCCAGACGTCCATCCTCAGCATCTTGGAACGG taTAATTATCCTTTTGAAGATGACTTCCTTGTTTCCATCGAAACCCTCACTTATGACACACCTGATG GACCAAAACAGTGGGGAGAACTATCACTCCAGGAGCTCAGAAAACTATTTAAG CGTCATGTAAGGAGTAAAAGGACTGAAG ATCAAACTGTAGGTGAAGAAAGTGATGCTGAGATAGTGAGAAGAAGATTTGAAGATATTCACGTCCAG aGTCTGGATGAAGATGATGCAGAAGTGGGAAAGAAAGTACAGGTTCAAGTAGATGTGATAGTACAAGATGATGAAAGAAGAATTCCCAAATGGATTACG TTAACACCTTCATCAAGTCATTGCACTTCACCAGCGCGAGGACTGTTAG GCAACAAAAGCAGTCcttgcagaaataaagcagaattggCAAATGAATGTTCTTCTTCCAGCCCTCACCAGTTACAACTTTCTGATGTTCCTATGTTACCAGATGTAATAACACTACCCAGGCATCAATCTTTTcaagaaatgaatgaaacttGCTATAATAGTACATTGGAAGAATATCAGTCTGCAGATGAAGGTTGTTCCTGGAGTAACGTAACACTTGCAGACTTGTATCCTAAAATGGTAGAGGTGCTGACAAAGCTTATGACAAGGGAAAATCggataaaagcatttaaatacatGTTCAGACTCCATAGGCACAAAAGAGGGCATGGTAAAAGACCGAAGCTCAGTATCACcgtggaaaaaataaagaagttcaGACCACTCAAATTGAAGAAATCATTACCCAGCATATGCAGCAGTAGTGAAGACATCCAGAATCAAACTTTTGGAAATAATGTAAACAAGAATAGCAGGCCTTGTGATAATCAGTGTTTTATTAATAACTCATCTGGTCTGGTACCATTTTCACGCAGTGACACaagtgaaatggaaatggaCTGCTCTGATTCAAGTTCTGATTATCATTTGGTATCTGGAAAGGACCAAAGGCTTTCTGAACTGATTGCTGTTCCTAATGCTTTGGCTAGAATAGGAGAGACTTTTCTAGCAGAAGATCAATTACAGACAACTGTCTCATGGAACAGTTCAAAATATAACAAAAGTGGAAACTTGACTTACAAACATTCTTTGAAACCACCTTTTAGAACATCTGCCAGTTCTGGGTCAGCGGTGCATCATCTGGACAAAGAAAGTAAAACTCAAAAAAATGACTTTCCTTCTAACGATACATCAGGTTTTTGCTCATCTACTTGTAGTATTGTTAGCGATAGTAACACTTTGACACCAGTCAAAGACTGTTATCTTGCATCAGGTGCATTGCTCATAaatcctgaaataaaaatttttgAGAAGCAAAATTGTCTCCAACGCAGacactcattttcttcattgtctGTGAAGCAGAGTCCTTCAAAGACACCCCAGAAATATGAAGATGCGTTTGAGAAACTCTACTACAAACTGTGTTCCAGAGGAAGCCAAAAGCCCTTGACACTGACAAAACTGCCTTCAAGCTCACACAAACttgaagagaaaggaggaatcGTGAAGAATACTTTCAGTGATTCTTTGAGGTCCAATATACAGTATGACATTGCATTTGAGAAGATTTATCAGCAGTTGTCTACTGAGGTGGTGCCAAAAATTCCTGGTTTCCAAAGAGCTTCAAATTTAAGGAAATATGAAGGAATACAGATGTCAGAAACTGTAAATGCTCTTGTTAACTCACCCATTCGATCTTTATATGCAATTCCCAGAGTTAAGAGACTAGGAAATTTTCAAAATGATCTTCTTTCTTCACCAGTAAAGCGACTGAAAAATATacctgaacattttttttcaaccGAATGTCAGCAGATTTCTCACAAGAAATACGGTGATCTTCAGACAGTTGGCATGGATTTTGTTAGCCTACACAATCGCAGTAGCACCAGATTTTTTAACGGTCGCAACTGTCATCATCAG gACTCCGGGTTTCACGCTTCTTCAGATAAAACTTTTCTTGTTATTCCCGATGATTCCTTGAAAG AATCGGAGTATGCACATGTCTGCTGTAGTTCTCCCAGGGCAATACCAAATTACAGCAGCCCTCAGAATGCACTGAAACACCCCCAAAA GGTATCCAGAAAGCTAAGCTACACCGATGGGAAGGACAGAAATCCTAGCAATCCGTTAGACGACGCCTCGATCAAAACTCACCAAGGAACCTTCATGGCATACAgagaaaatggctttgttttctag